Genomic segment of Elusimicrobiota bacterium:
AGCCCTTTCAGCCTGCGGCTGCCCGCCGGGCTGGCCGCTGCTTTCGCGGCCGCGGTCATCTTCCTGCTCGTGGTCCGGCCTCGGATGCCGGCACCCCCTGTCCCGGCGGCCCCGACTCCTTCCCCGCTTGTCGCGCTCGCTCCCTCTTCTGTCCCCGCTCCTGCAGGACGGCCTGCGCTCAAGCTGCCCGCGGCGCGGGCCGAGGGGGTATTCATCTCTATCCCTGCAGGTATGCCTTTCGAGACCCACGGCCCGGTCTCGGCCGGGGCCCCTTTCGTGACCGTCCCCGGCCGCAGGACGCACACTGCGCGCGGCCGGGCCGTGGTCTGGGAGTTCGGGCACGCGACGTTCCGGCTGGAAGACCGTCCCGTGCGCATCGACGAGCTTTTCGTGAAGCCGACGCTATGAAACAGCATCAAGGAGGACTATCATGAGATCCCTGCTCCTCGCCGCGGCGCTATTCGCCGTCCCCGCGGCGCTCCATGCCGAGACCCAGCACCTGAGCATCTCCGTCGCGGACTATCCCCTGGACAAGTTCCTGGAGACGCTCTCGCAACAGACCAAGGCCAACTTCATCGTGGCTGAAGGCGTCCAGGACCGGCGCGTCAGTCTCTCGTTCAAGAACGCCCCCGTCAAAGAGGTGCTCGACCAGCTCCGGCAGTCCAAGGGCTTGAGCTACCAGGAGCTCGGCCCCAACCTCTATCTGCTCGCGAACAAGCCCCTGTCCCTCGACGGAGCCAGGGCCCTCGACGGCTACGCCGTCTTTGGCGCCACGCTGACCATCCGCGCGCGCCAAGCCCCGCTGCAAGGGCTCTTCGACCAGATCGGGGGGCAGACCAAGACGAACTTCTCCCTGGCCGAAGGGCTCGAGGGTTCCCGGGCCACCTTGCTCCTCAAGAAAGTGACGGCACGACAGGCCGTGCAGGTGCTCTGCGCCATCAAAGGACTCACCGTGAACATCACAGGAAGCGGCAGCTTTATCGTCAGGCCCGTAAACCCTGCGCCCGCCGCAGGCGCGCGCCGCCTGCCGGACTCGCGGCCGCTGGTGGTGCGCGACACGCCCAACCCGGGCCAGGTCGACATCGCGGCAGGAGAGCGCTTCCTCATCGAGCTGCCCGGCAATCTGAAGTCCCCTTACGAATGGGTGGTCGCGGAGATCGACCCCGGGATGGTCTCGGTGGGACAGACCATCATGACGGCGAAGAAAGGCGATCCCGACGGATACGCCACCTGGGTCTTCCCGTTCCAGGCCCTCAAGCCCGGCGGGACGTCGGTCCTGCTGGAGTACCGCAACGCCAGGGAGAAGGAGGCCCCCATCAAGACCTTCAAGCTCGCGGTCACGGTCTCCGAAGGTGCGGCCGCCGCGGCAGCCGCCGCGGAGCCGGAACAGAAGGCCCCCCCCATGAAGGCCGACCCCCAGGGCATCTTCACGGGTTACCGCGGGGTCTCGCTGTCCTTGCCCGGCCACCAGCTGGCCTTCCTCAAGAAGGGCGACCACGTGGACGTCATGGTCACCTTCGACGCCAAGCTGGCCGACAACCGGAAGGAGAAGGTGACGGCCACCATCCTGCAGAACGTCCGGATCGTGGACATCTCCAAGCCCGCCAAGGGCGAGGAGCGCGGGACCATCCAGATCCTGCTCAACCCCAACGAGGCGCAGTACGCCGCCTTGAGCGACGCCCAGGGCGACCTGCACGTCGCGCTGCGCGCCCCGGGAGACGTGGAGATGCACCCCATGGAGATGGCGAGCTTCCGCAAGCTCTTCCGCTGAGCCCGGCTAAGATAAGGAGGAATGATATGAAACGGTTCGACTGGATGCTGGTCCTGGCCCTGGCCGCGTCAGCGGTCCCGGCGCGCGGCGCGGCCTTCCCCACCCCGGACATGGCCTGCGCCGAGAAGGAGATGCAGCTCTTCTTCCACTACTTCAAGCCGGACCTGGCCCCGGGGCTAAAAGAGTACGAGCTGACCTGCTCGGGCCAGAAGAGCGTGGTCCGGATGCCGCCATGGCTGCCCGTGGCGCTGCCGAAGATGTCGGAGCACAAAGTCTGGAAGGAGGGCGACGGCACGGAGCTCAGCGAGGCCCAGCTCTGGCAGGCCCCTGCCTCCGTCCTCTATGAGTTCCTGAAACTAGCACAGAAGGATTCCGGGGAGGACTCGCTCTATGACCGGGAGACGGACTACAACAACCTGCTGTTCAACTACAGGACCGCCCTGGACCACATCCGCAGGTCGAAGCTCGAGGATTCCCTCGACTACCGCGGCGCGGCCGTGCTCGCGGCCCTCGGCCGCGTGCAGGAGCCGCTGGACAACCTCATGGACTCCCTGCCGGCCGGCGACACCGAGGCCTACCAGCGCGAGGCGGAGGCCGCGGCCCGGGACGCGCGCGCGGCTTTCGCGCTGCTCTTCGCCCCGTCGCAAGCCGCCTCAGCCGCCGAGTACAAGCCCAAGCCGCGCCTGCTGCCGGGCTATCGCGGCTTCTCTTTGCCCTTGCCGGCCCATCAGCTGGCTTTCATCAAGAGGGGCCAATGGGTGGACGTGCTGGTGACCTTCGAGGCCCTGCTCAAAGGCGACGTCAAAGAGAAGGTCACGGCCACGATCCTGCAGAACGTCCTGGTCGTGGACGTGCTCAGGCCGGACCGGATGGATGGGCGGGGAGCCCTGCTGCTGCTGGTCAACCCCAACGAGGCCCAGTACGCGGCCCTGAGCGTCCTGCAGGGTGACGTGCGCGTCACGGCGCGGGCCGAGGGAGACCGCGAGATGCACCCCATGGAGATGGCGAGCCTGCGCAAGCTCTTCAAATAGACGGGGGTCCTAGCGGGAGCAGACCGGGCCGGCGCCCGTCCCGAAGAAGTTGGTGTTCGGGTCTTTGACGCGCGCCCGGTAGACTCCCACCAGGACCATCAGGGGGTCGCAGCCGGCGCCGCAGAAAAGGAAGTAGCGCCGGCGCTTGCGCGCCTTCGGGCCCGAGCCGACCTTCTCGTCGAGTATCTGCAAAGTGAACTCGCAGAGCATGTCCTGTTCCGTGCAGTGCGTCCGATGGGTCAGCCAGTCCTTCTCCTCCTCGGTGATCTCGACATAGCCGACCTTCATCAACAAGGAGATGTCCTGGCTCTTGGCGTCTTTGGGAGCCTCGCAATGGTCCTCGGGGGTGATGATATTGCCTTTCTTCCTGGTCTGGCCGAGTTGCTTGAGGGTGTACAGCTCAAGCCGTCTGGCCTCATAGGGCCGGCGCAGCTTCTTGGGCAGGGCGGCCGGGTCCACGGCCAAAAACCTCGGGATGTGCTCGGGCGGGAGCTCCGCCGTCGGCATCTTGAGGAAGGCCTCGACCATCTCCACTGTGTCGGTGTCGGCGTCCGCGGCCCGGGCTGGGGCTGCCCAGGGCAGGACCAGAACGGCCGCCAGCAGCAGCCCCGCCGCTCGTCGGATCACAGCGTCACTGCCGCGGCGCGCACATCGGGGCCCCGATCCCGAAGAAGTTCGTCTGTTTGATGCGGCCCATCTCCCGGTACTGG
This window contains:
- a CDS encoding RcpC/CpaB family pilus assembly protein, with translation MRSLLLAAALFAVPAALHAETQHLSISVADYPLDKFLETLSQQTKANFIVAEGVQDRRVSLSFKNAPVKEVLDQLRQSKGLSYQELGPNLYLLANKPLSLDGARALDGYAVFGATLTIRARQAPLQGLFDQIGGQTKTNFSLAEGLEGSRATLLLKKVTARQAVQVLCAIKGLTVNITGSGSFIVRPVNPAPAAGARRLPDSRPLVVRDTPNPGQVDIAAGERFLIELPGNLKSPYEWVVAEIDPGMVSVGQTIMTAKKGDPDGYATWVFPFQALKPGGTSVLLEYRNAREKEAPIKTFKLAVTVSEGAAAAAAAAEPEQKAPPMKADPQGIFTGYRGVSLSLPGHQLAFLKKGDHVDVMVTFDAKLADNRKEKVTATILQNVRIVDISKPAKGEERGTIQILLNPNEAQYAALSDAQGDLHVALRAPGDVEMHPMEMASFRKLFR